The following nucleotide sequence is from Salvia splendens isolate huo1 chromosome 2, SspV2, whole genome shotgun sequence.
ttcaataaaaatataggcaTATAATATGCTAtggaaattaagataaaatttgtaaagtatGAGAGGAGGGGAAGAGTAGTTGAAGTAACGTtttaatggtggtataagttataaataactTGGTGTGTATgggtaataaattgggataactttccataaataaaaatgacgatatttttatgtgacgaacgaaaatggaaagtaaatatatttttatgggatggatggagtattaaagtttgataaaaaaaatcttaaactTATCAATGTTGCTCACGATTCTCATCGTTGCAATATTggaaacttttttcaaaaagtttgaaaaaaactactactatcTCATACTATCAACCAAGTCATTCAATATTTTcagtttaaaatttaaaaactattACTATGTGCATTTGGTCAATTTAGATACTTTATGTTATGATTCTAAATTCTTTTAAAGATCAAACTCTACAACCATTCAATAAGAAGCAATACATTCTctaatttgttttcattttttttatttctattaagtTTTACAAGTTTATTGGTAGTAAGACTATTCCATGTAAAAAAGTTGCATTGACCCATCggatatttaattaaagaaagaAATAGGGAAAAAAACAATGAGAGAAATAGAATTAGAGTACTACGTGTTTAAAATTCTACTATCCTACTGCTTTTCATATGATAGTGGTTACGTTTAACCATAGCAACCCCCGCTATGTTATAGTATAACACAGCAGAGGATTCTCCCTATCTTACACGTGTTTTTATTGAATGTGTCTTTGTTATATATCTCTCACAAAACAAAACGTCTATTTAAATTTAGAtgtttgtgtagtgttttttttgtcatttgtcactctgtgtgtatttgtgcattttgtatatgcattttatttttgtgcGTACTAATGTAATACATGGGTGAAAGATATAGCTATACATGATTTAtagttttatatattcatttattttgtatttataattttaaacttttatatcTCGTGCATAGCACGAGTGTTAATAATAGTTATATATAGAGAGAAAGCGTTGACTGCTTTGGGGCTAAGGAAACGTAACTTCTAGAATATTAGAACGCGTGCTATGACGGTTAAGGAGTTGAGAGGGCTAAGTCTCTCGTTGGTCTTCACTCTTTCCTGTGGCCGAAATACGTTAAACATTTTAAcgcacaattaaaattcatccACCTCAATGTCATGTAGGCTCCTACCTAAATCTTatgaattactccctccgtcccgggctactcgctcctttccttttcggcacggagattaaggaatgagtgtataggaaagtcaaaaattacggctgtaggtgaaaatttttactaaaaatggaaagagtgcaagtaacttgggacgcccaaaaaggaaataagtgcgagtagtgcgggacggagggagtattatatttaattataccTAGTTCACTCCAATTAGGGAATCACTTGTTACCCACAAGATTTCTCTATTTTCATTCCTACGTATATTTTTACGTGTGATTATATTTTGCAGTCTGTCATTAAGAAATAATTTTGTCGTTGATATTGAGTTTATTGGTTTCGTGTTATTGACTTCTGTTCAGTAATAGGATTTCGAGTACATGCTCAAGCAGACGTCGTTTCTCAGCCATCGAATTCGAATCTGCTtgcaaaatcaaaattaggaatgggtcgatacgatatatcgtatcgaaaattttgTATAGTTATCGTAtcaaaaatatcgatatgaaagaatttcatatcgttaccgtatcgaaagtttcggtaTACCAGATTTtggtataccaaaattttggTATGGATAATATCTATACCGTTACTATATCAAAATTTCGGTATATCGTACTGAACttctgatgcactatttattagcactaaaaatacctgcaagtttacagggtagaactagtatagctgaaggtcagtaccgggatatcgaacacatggaataagattgcaactggctatcatatactaagcgtcatatactatctagagacacggagttttgggttttggttttataaactagacacaaatataaacaaatataaaaacaaaataaaacaaagcagactaaagaaagtagagttttaggatccaactactacgacctagtgatgattaatctcacagaacctttaccttCATGTGTCTCTAgaattattaggaaagtcgcgattcTAGGACAaaccctctctcgagtgcacctatccagtagattagactctaactatcaaagtctccttccaataaattagattctaactccttaagttcctaagactcaagtcctcacaaagggtcccctctctcgaatgcagataaacctatgtgttgtactcgttccttttaccatgtaaaactagctatctctcgattaatctagttagacggacatagttctaaagttggccaggcaaaagaacaataaaagcacaagaacaagcaaagcaatcacaagagctaggaaaagattcaattcaataaatcaaaacatattcataatagtcttcaccaaaaaatctacaaatgatgtttaactactcatagacaagtagtaaacccaataataaaagtactagacatgaaagaaattgataaaacccaaggttgaatcttcaatcttcagtcttctcttgtctggacttcaatcttcagtcttctcttgtcTGTATCTGCAGAGCTCccctccaatggaagatggatgaattatgtatggaatatggaatggaagaaagatctgcagagctcccctccaatggaagatggatgaattatgtatggaatatggaatggaagaaagtATAGAGAGGGAgtaggattggaggctctgagatgaagaTTATAATTTAGGTTATGAGTATTTATAAGCTAGAAAAAGATTTAGAATGGTAAAAAGTATCctccaattaattgaaaatataatattttcgaaTCTGCGATTAAAAGGAGGGATTTGGGGAATAATTTCTCCATTTCTTGAATTTTCGCCTAATTTCcgccagctttgactgcactgcgcaatgttcgtagaattgtcataactttctccacagaactccgattgagacatgcaagatatccacgcgaagctctttcgaagacgaagagaatggcatgtagtaagcactgattggacatcaaaatcgctggcagaatggactcgaacagaggctgctgcaccttATCATTTTTGCATCTTTTTcaatctttttctatcatttatcaacaaacacattcaaaataccaaatgtataatatatgcaatttaagaacataatttgcatgattgacatttaaaactagTCAAATCTAGCCCTTAAAAAgatgcaaaatccgtgtttgtcaacttcggtataccgttcTGAACGGTAAATGGATATCCATTTATGATTTTAGGgtttcaaataaatattttttgaatatataaataaattaaatggatatttatttatgattttaaaatttttaatctttaaaaagtaaattatataattattataatcaGTATAAATGGTATGTATCGATAATTCAATATGTATTGATTTTCGATATATACCgataatatcgatatatatcaaatattcgatataaaacggtataccgcggtataacAAAATTCATATCATTATCGTGTCGAAAATTTATGATACGGTATTGTATCGTACCGAAAATTTCGGTATATCAaaaattcgatatttttcaGTACGATATATCTTTTTTCAGTATATTTACCCAGCTCTATGCAAAATTGCTACTTGCTCAATCAattgggcttgggcttgggcttgggtGCCTGTGCCGCCATCTCATTGTGTTGGGCTTTGGCTTGTGACATCTCCCTGCAGGCTTCCTAGAGGCGCCTCTCGACCAGGTCATTGACTTCTCTAGGATCCATTCTTATTGAAGAATGCGAAGAGCTATGAACGGATGAGAAGTAAAGGTTCGTCGCTTGTCCAGCTCCTGAAAGCTGTCTTCTCCTCTTGATGGCCGGCAATTTCAAGGTATATTCCTAAAAGGgttaaacaataaataaattgtttttaaataaaatagattcgtagatattttaatttaaggTCGATAAGTCCCAGGCACGTTGTGACGGTGTGACACTTTGAAAGAAATGTTTTGCATATGTATCATATTATAAacttcttttctctctaatgagatgagactATGCCTAAAAGGACCACTTCACTCTAGATAGGACCAAGAAAGTAattaaaaaggagaaaaaagtaAAGTGATCAGCAAACTGGAGTACTGGAAAATGTAAACAGAATTACGCAAAGTAACGAGAAATTGATTGAATAAAATTTCATGACTTTGATAATGTTAAATATCAATATAAATCTATAGTTACATTAATATAATATCATaactttaattttaaaatgatagtatcATTTATTCTGAATTATATCCTTTGATTTGTCTCTATAGATGGAGAGAGAAACAAATGTTTATGCTTGAAGATTTATGCCCTCGGTAGTCCTCAAACCATCAATAAATGACGTATATGCCCCCGCACGCACCCCATGTGAAAATCATAAATGCCGTATCAAAGTCTCAAACCTTATCAATTTCTAAAATATCTGGTTGGAAGTGTGTAGGGGTGAGAAAAAAAACGGAAAATCGAATATCCGAACTGAATCAAaccgaaattttaaaattcggtttgattttttcggttcggttcggttcggttttgaaaatacaaaaatttcgaTTTTTCGATTCGGTTcagttcgggcgaagaaaaaaaccgaaaaaccgaattatatatattctattaatttaatatattatattatatataatatatatatatatccttttaatatattctactatatagtacatattatatgtattattaattttatattatatataaatattctattagtatatataaaataaaataaattacacatatatgttattatatttatttttttgggtttttcggttttgttcgggttttttgGGTTTTCAAGTtcggttttcagtttttcggtttcggtttttcgggttcggttcggtttggattttgaactaaattcggtttttcggttttggcaaaaaagcgaaccgaaacccgaatgcacacccctagaaGTGTGAGGTCGATGATTATCAAAATAGAAGTACTATACAATTAAGTTCCCAAATTCTTAAttgtaaatataattaattagtgtATATCAATGGAAAGAATTTAAACTTGTTTGATGATGCCCCTCATGTAAATGTTAGATCGGTCAACAATTGTTACAGCTCGTTTACTACAAATTCAGCATGGTAGTTTTCGTGTGAACACAAtactcccatatatatatataaagaattCTTGTTGGTTCAAATGCGATTTACAAATCTTAATCGAGTGTCTTCTAAGAAACATTAGATATTGCGATGAGACACCATCATAATTAATGAGTGGGGAGTTGAATTTATTCTAATGTGCAATATCAATGTTACCTAAAGTCAACCAAACCccacaatcaatcaaatcaATGACTGCCCCTTTGGGTCACCTGAAAATTACTAATTCAACTTCAATTTCTGTTTCCATTTATTACCGATTGCGTTTCGCATTCAGTTTGGATATCTACAAGAAATGGGGTTTTAAATTGGGTAGTTAAATTCATATGAACTTCTAAAGCAataaaaattatagtagtagtaattgattTGAATTGGATGTGTTGATAGtaaatatagtaaaatatttTATCTCCACCTAAGCCACCTCCAGGACCAGGGGTAGTCGCAGCTGGTGCAGTGAACCATCTCATTAAGATATTGAATAATGATCTCAAAATCGAGTCTCCCAAAATACACCATAATTTGTAGATGCACTTAActtgatttatttttcatgaattttgtTGTAATTTTTGTAAACCTAAAAAGTCAATTTATTCACTAATCAAACTTTGAACGATGTAGatgtaaggccatccacaatggggcggacgatagcgcgcccgatttTTTGTAACCTAAAAAGTCATTTTATTCACTAATCAAACTTTGAACGATGTAGATGAAAGGCCACCCAccatggggcggacgatagcgcgtccgatgcatcgggcgcgctatcgtccgccactgtggcaccGCAGACGACgaacgatgcgtcgtccgcgcccgacgcttagtccgcagacgaagcgcggacgatagggcatcatccgcgtcatcgtccgcccactgtgggtgacgcggacgatgcaacgcgttttagttttttattttaattttaaaattcaaaaattttgttatatatatacccctggcttcacttttcatttgtaacttttcgattcacatttcaactctcaaattacgctataaaatggattttggtggatactcaagtcctagtagcccgatgtttggagatgtcgcacggtggccgggtacacaacctggcgaatatcggtcgttcgacgccaacGCGCAGTACGATGCGaacttcagtacggattcgtacggtctctccgacatggagccgtctccaactcgctCTCCCGCCGCTTCCCGTCGCGCCGCCCCCGCTGCCGCCACGTACGGCCAAGCACCGCGCGCACAAGGAGCCACCTCCggcaacgaatgaagagtacgccctgGGCCGTACGAACTATCAGTcagatgaaaccctcgtcttggcgaggtgttgggtggatatatcggaggacccgatattcacGAACAACCAGAAGCaactcgcgtactgggagcgtaTCATCGAGCGCTaaaatgaggcgaagccgccgagcgtgtacaagcgccaacgggagtagctccgcaagcactgggatcaggtgaagaagcaagtcaacctgttcgcggcggagtacgagaagtgctcgagggatcagggaagcggcgagagcttgagcgacgtgcgcgatagagcgttaTTGTCAtaccagtccatgtacggcgacttcaagcatttcaacatctgggcgctcttgagggacaagcagaagttccaagacgggattctgcacaccggtgcggcgaagaggatgaagaccaccgacactggtggttacacgaccagCGAAAGCGGCACTCGtccgatggacctcaaccagacgtgcacggaggaagagagttccgacacaccgatgtcctcccggcggcgtcccataggcgtcaaggctgcgaagaacaaggggaaggcgaaggcgacattcTCCTCGGCCGCTgcccccccatcgccgatcccgaccccaaCCCCGGCGACGATCCAGGCGACACTTGCCTACACGAatttggcaacggcctcgatggcgtggacgttgttggatacgcacaacgcccttatgaagtgtacggatccggCCCAAGCCGAGCGCCTTCAGAGGTTGAgcgatgagttgagccggaagttgaggcttttgtaggatagtcatttttttttctaactcgtgtaacttttttttaatcaatgaattttttgtctttcttttagttaatcgttgtgttttttaataagtttgcatttatatatttgaaaacatataaattaaataacaaaacaatagtaaaatgcttagggcgcctcagtgcaggtggaagggcaggaggataaaatgctgatatGGCGGTGCATAAGGCGGGCTTTAGGGTGCGCCTTAGGgtgccccattgtggatggcccCTGTAGTGTTTGAATACTCCATTTCATAGCCCATGGTAATGATGAAAGAGACGCTACAGAGGCATAGAGGGGTaaaaaaccaaacatgcaaagCAAATTTTAAACACTTTCTTGTCCTCACTCACTCCATCTTTATGCCTGCCTTTAATTATTTACTAGTATTgctattactattattaatgTTGTTGAAGCTTTACAACTCTCCATTTGCAAAAGACATACGACAAACAAATATTCGAAGATCACTTGCACAAAATCTACAAACTGAAAGTAATTTATTGGACAAATACTTTACTTTAGTCCCAATAAAAATCTTGATGATGATTGAAAATTTTAGAAGACGCTTCATTTAGCAATATAAGAAAGTAATACTCCCACCGtttataaaaatattcacattttgctattttgggatgtccacagaaaaatagtagtatcatttttaaaaatagaaagtttattTCTCATATTACACCTACGTTTTCTGCATATCTCTCTTAGTTTACctacttttttctttcatctcttttgttttatcaatttctcattaaaactcgtgtcatccataaatgagattattttttatgaacgAAAGGAGTATAATTCAATTCATGGGATGATAACAATATAGGGGTAGAAAATTGGACTTTCAATTGGATGTTACAGAATCGATTTATGGGTTGTTGcaaaatagtagtaattctGAATCaaaaaaatctttatttaaagTTTCATTCATAAGATAATAATCTCACCGTTCTAAGAAAGATGGCGCATTATGTGAATGATACaaaattttatgcaattttattttgtgtattaaatagataaagtaaaataagagatgaagaataaaataaagCTAAAGGTGTTTTCTATTTTAGTAAATTATTTTGGTGGAGACAAATCAAATAATGAAagttagtaaaaaaattaaaggtaATAAGAAAATTGTTAGTTGGGGGCGCATCTAGACGTGATGACAAGTAGTCAgtagtttgtattttagtacCCAACTATCCAGCTGGATTTCAGGTGGAACCTCGCTGTCTCTCCATAAATCAAGTGCCTAAATTTCTTCTCCATTTCACCATGATTTCATATTCATTAGGAGTATGCAATAGTGTTTAATCTCATTTTTTATAACATCAATATACcataaaatgtactccctccgtcccgggctactcgctcattttcttttcggctcggagattaaggaatgagtgtataggaaagtaaaaaatgacggctgtaggtgaaattttttactaaaaatggaaagagtgcaagtaacttgagacgctcaaaaaggaaataagtgcgagtagtgcgggacggagggagtactactctaGTACTCAGGACGGATGTAACTTATTACTAGGCCGGCCAAATATTCCTCctcaaatatattaatatataatactattttatttaataattttgcaaaaattttaaaatttctcaaatttaatatattttgccCCTTCCATTTAGATCTGTCCTGCTAGTACTTTTTTTACTCCATAAATAGAATTGTGaatcagaaaataattataCGGTTCAAATTCAAACGGTAGTAAAAACTAGAGCGATAGAATTAGTGATTGAACACACAAAATCAGTATATGTGAATTATTATTCACAATAAAAGAAGAAGTAAAAAGTTGTACAGAAAACAGACCATCAATCCCTCtccaaaaatcaaacaagtagtagtaaatttatattaaaaaatacataatttggCATAATTGATAATTAGCATCACCGGAGAAATGGCTTTTCCTGATGTTCAGCTCCGGCAGCGAGTGATGGCGCTGCAGCCGCGACGGTAGGGATTGGCCTGTGCGCCGGGGCGGCAATTGTAGTACGATGCGCCGCGCCGCGAGCAGGGGACGTTGTTCCTCTGTAGAGCACCATAGCTGATGTAGCGCCTCGTGGCTAAGATGCGCCTGTTGGATTCCGAATCGAGACCGAACTCGTCGTCTCCGTCGGCCAGACACTCAGCGATGGTCCCCCTGCAGCCGGATCTCACCGCCGGCATCATCCATCCCGCTGCAGAGGGGTCGTGGTCCCCACCTGCCGACGCTTGCAGGATTAGAATTGATGCGATTAAGCAGAGTGCTAGTAGCAATTTGAAGGCGACTGCCATTTCGAATTGAAAGCGGTCGATTCTGAGCACTGAATTTTGCGGAATTGTTGTGTCGCAAAAgggtttctctctctaattaacTCGTTGGGGTTGGATTCTGGGGGAGAGCGAAAGAAGGGAAAAATATAGAGAGCTAAATTTTTTATGTGGCAATTTAAAAGAAAAGTTGGCTAACATAATTGAGGAGAATTCATGTTTCTGTATAATAGAGATCCCCAACTAacacaaattcatttttaatataaatttattgtttttagTATCATTTAcgttaaatttaaatttaaaaataacacTCATCACTTTATTTTACTGTGAGAGTTTGaattaattttctaaaaataaaacaccGGATTCAAGACAAATCTTTCCAAGCAATAAATACATAATATTGGTCATTCACTAGAACTAACATATACGGATTAAAACTAGATAAGCGCCTTTAACAGTTTAACTTGCATTATGCTACCAATAGAAAATTggaattttgtaaatattccCATTGTTTTGCATCCCCTCTTTCCATTCTAAAACATTATggaattttgaaaaaaagaGGTAGGTACATTATAATAAAAAGAGGTGTCTACGATATATTTGTTGCGAAAtaaattttctcttttttctttgttttattgATACATTATAATATACGGTACAAATCAAATTTCACAGAACAAATACTCctagtattattattaaatactgGCCTTATAgtataaaaattactccatcaTTCCCTCAAATTTTGTCACatgtttttcattttcgtctgtcccataaaatttgttacatttcactttttaccatttttttaataGACTTCACGTTCCACTAGCTTATtcacattcacattttattataaaattaatactttaaaaataatattcccCTCCTACCAACTTTTCAATCtaattttcattacatttcttaaaatttaagtCGAACCAAACTATTTTAAGGAATAGGAGggaatagtagtactagtagtaaATACTCCGCAAGCAAAAGATGTTTATGAATAAAGTATAAAGGAAGACAGCGTTTCCTTTTAAAAATCAGGAAAACTGAAAGTGACCGTTGATGGGGTCAGTCGGCCAGTCGAGTCGACCATCAATTTCGTGAGCTCCACCTGTGATCATAttaaattgtttaattgaattctCACCTTATAGTATCATTATTTTCATTCGCTGCGaaatcttaattaattaaaaaatattaaacaaatctACTAGTATATGTTCTATACATCTCTTCAAAATTATCTAATTATTCTCTTCGTCTCATTAAAACAAGTCATTTATAGACAATACtgaattttaatacataattagtaaaataaaatattagtaaaataaaatagaagttgaaaaaattgttgaaataaTGTTAGTGTATGATGGactcatattattagtagtattttttat
It contains:
- the LOC121792328 gene encoding rapid alkalinization factor-like, yielding MAVAFKLLLALCLIASILILQASAGGDHDPSAAGWMMPAVRSGCRGTIAECLADGDDEFGLDSESNRRILATRRYISYGALQRNNVPCSRRGASYYNCRPGAQANPYRRGCSAITRCRS